Below is a genomic region from Maridesulfovibrio ferrireducens.
CCTTTTTGTCATCGTAACTTATGGAACTGGGAGTTGAACTTGAACAGGCTTCATTAATGCGCTTTAGTAAAAGAGCTTCTTGCTGGACCAGAATGAAAGATGAAACAATATTCCTAATCTTATCTTTAAAATTTGAGTTTTTTTCATCTTTTGGAGTGCAAATCAATAAACAATTGGGTATTTTTTTATAAATTTCAGGGATAAATTCTCTTAAATCATCAGGCGAAGCAGAGATTAAAATGATATCCGGCTTTAAACTGATGGCGCTGGAAATAATTGATTCTTTATGCTTTTCATCAAGACTGTCGGAAATTTTAAAGTTAGTAAATAAGTCCCATGAAAGAGGGACATAGCCATCGCGAACAAGAATATCGGTTTTTAAAGCGGTGGTTGAAATATGAAGAAGACTGAGCCCATAATGCGCACAAATGAGTGCCACCTGTTCTGGAAATTCAAAATATTCCATGGGCATTTTAATGGTTCGCCCAATTTTTTCGGCCATTTTTGTTAGGGTAGAATCCGCCGCGAGAAACATGTCTGTTTCATCAAGTCTGTTAAGAGGGTTTCTACCGTATTCTAAAAGCCACGGGGTGGATGCTGCAAAAATAAAATGCTTATTACCGGACGCAGCAAGTTCCCCTACAGCAACTAAAAGTTCATGGAAGTCCAGACTGTCAAAAGGGATTCCAAAAGCAATCCTGATTTGACGGGATTCAATGAAATTATTCATCCCAATTGATTCCTTTGTCCCACTTTACCTTTCCTTTAACTTTTTTTTGTCTGCGCAATAGAATATAGATCGCCCCGGTTCCGCCATCTTTGGGTTGTGCTGAACAAAAAGCCAAAACAACACGGCGGAAAGGATCGCGGGTAAGCCATTCCTGAATCTCTCGTTTGAGAACAGATTGACCTCCGGGAGAGTTTTTGCCTTTGCCGGTAACAGCAAGTAAGCATCTGTGTCCTTCGAGAAATGATTCTCTAATGAAAAACATAAGGTTGTCGAAAGCCTGTTCGGAATTCATGCCATGAAGGTCAATTTGAGCTTCATGGTTGAAAGATCCGGCTTTCAGCTTTTGAAATATCTTTGAATCAATACCGCAAACATGTCCGTACATGAATTCTTCTGAGTATTCGATTTCAAATTCTATATTTCCTGAAACCAGACTGCTTAAATATTCATTTCCATCCTCTTTGGGAGGTGGAACGGGAATTACCGGTTTAATCCGCTCAACTTTTACAGTAGAGCTATCCATCTTTTTCACTCCGGACATGGCGTTTAAGAAAGCCATTTCCTCTTCAACCGGAGCTTCTTCCTGTTCTTGAACTATTTCCGGTTTAGGTTTTTTCTTTAGTGATTCAAGAACCTTCCGAACAGACTTCGGCATCTTGAGATCTTCTTCTTTATCTTTATTATTGTCTTTAAATTTCATAGATTTTAAATCTGTGAACGATTTCATTCTGTTGTCAGCCATATTGTTTCTCCTGAAAAATTGAATGTTTAAATTAGTCATAATTTCAGGTTAAGTAAATCAATCTATGCTTAAAATATAAGTTTTTATTACTTCTAAACTTGACTTTTTTATTCTCGTGTCCATTTTTTGTTCATTGTGAAAAATATTTGAAGATTTTATTCTAATTAGATTTCATGTCTAAGTCGTGTGATAAATATATCTTTTTAATATAAGTTTTCCAGTTGATTGTTATTGCGGGAAAAGCCTTTTTAATTCTGGACTTGAAAAGTTTATTTTATTAGCTCTTGAAAGCGTTTTTAATTTACTCAAATGATAATGCTTTTGACATTTCGCTTGTAAAGTGAGGGAACTCAATGCTTAAGATAGAAGACTTGCACGTCAAGATTGGCGACAAGGAGGTCATCACAGGCCTCAACTTACATATAAAAGAAGGGGAAACCTTTATCCTTTTCGGACCTAACGGATCTGGAAAGACTTCATTATTAATGACTCTTATGGGGTTCAGTAATTACGAAGTGACTAAAGGTAAAATTGTTTTCAAGGGCGAAGATATTACATACGCTCCCATTTATGAACGTGCCCGCCTCGGAGTAGGCATGTCTTTTCAGCGTCCTCCCACCATCCACGGCCTTAAAACCAGACATTTAGTTGAAATGTGTGGAAACGGTTCTAAAGTTGATGTTGAAAGGCTGGCTGAAAAAGTAAATATGGAAACCTTTCTTGACCGTGATATCAACTCGGGATTTTCCGGTGGTGAGATAAAGCGGTCCGAGTTGCTCCAGTTGATGGCTCAAAACCCTGATATGCTTCTTTTTGATGAACCTGAATCCGGTGTTGATCTTGAAAACATGCACCTTATCGGCAAGATGGTCCGTACTCTCCTTGACGGCGAAATTCGCCCGGGCGTGGATCTGAGCATGAAAGAGCAGAAAGAAAGAAGCCCCAGAACTTGCGGACTTATTATCACGCATACTGGTCATATTCTCGACTATATTAACGCTGACCGTGGACAGGTCCTTTACAACGGACACCTCTGCTGTGAAGCCAGACCTCGCGACATTCTGGAACATATCCGCAAATATGGTTATCAAGAATGCGTTAAGTGCTTGAAGTAGAAGCATAAACTCCACGGAGGAACATTATGAAAAAAGTCGATCTCAATTTATATAAATTTGATGGCCTTGAGCACGATGCCGTAGCTGATCTATCTACTTTAAATAATGAAGATAAAGAACAGTTACTCATGGCAGGTGTTGATGTAGATTCTGAAGAAACTAGTGGAACTTTTTTGCAAGTTGACCACTCAAATGTCCATTGCGATTCAACCAATAAAGACGTTGAAGTTATGGATATCAAAAAAGCTCTGGAAAAGTATGATGGTCTTCCAGATTATTATTTTAAGCTGATTGATCAAGATAAAGATGAATTTACAAAGTCAGCCGCTGATAATCTTCACGGTGGATATTTTATACGCACTAAAAAAGGTGCAAAAATTAAAGCTCCTGTACAATCTTGTTTGTTCTTGAAGGCTGAGCAATCCGGTCAGAATATTCATAACATCATTGTTGTAGAAGAAGATTCAGAGATTCAGATTCTTACCGGTTGCGCTGCGGCACATAGCAAATTTACCGGCGCTCATTTCGGTATCTCTGAAATTTACGTGAAGAAGGGCGGCAAGCTTACCTTCACCATGGTTCATAACTGGGGCGAAAACGTCACAGTTCGTCCTAGAACCGCAGGAGTTGTTGAAGAGGGCGGAGTTTTTATTAATAATTACGTACTGCTCAAAAAAGTTAAAGATATGCAATCCTATCCGACCATTTACCTTAATGGTGAAGGTGCTGTTGCTCGTTTTAACTCCGTTTTGGTTGCACCTGAAGGTTCTCACCTTGATTCAGGTACCCGCATTATTCAGAATGCGCCAAATACAAGAGGCGAAATTATTTCCCGTACCATCACAACAGGTGGAACAATTATTTCCCGCGGTCATATTCAGGGGAATAATGCTCCGGCACGCGGTCATCTTGAGTGTCAGGGACTGCTTCTCGGTGGCGGGATAATTCATGCTGTTCCAGAGCTGGAAGCGACTGTGGAAGGCGTT
It encodes:
- a CDS encoding STAS domain-containing protein; the protein is MNNFIESRQIRIAFGIPFDSLDFHELLVAVGELAASGNKHFIFAASTPWLLEYGRNPLNRLDETDMFLAADSTLTKMAEKIGRTIKMPMEYFEFPEQVALICAHYGLSLLHISTTALKTDILVRDGYVPLSWDLFTNFKISDSLDEKHKESIISSAISLKPDIILISASPDDLREFIPEIYKKIPNCLLICTPKDEKNSNFKDKIRNIVSSFILVQQEALLLKRINEACSSSTPSSISYDDKKEQAIIKISGVLNSRIVPELRRMGKKMLHKNKDLGLDLSKTTALSINGLESIVYLNRIFTCAGQKLFIKAISPEALMLFHQSGIASFFENFPGITDETSIEP
- a CDS encoding Smr/MutS family protein, with protein sequence MADNRMKSFTDLKSMKFKDNNKDKEEDLKMPKSVRKVLESLKKKPKPEIVQEQEEAPVEEEMAFLNAMSGVKKMDSSTVKVERIKPVIPVPPPKEDGNEYLSSLVSGNIEFEIEYSEEFMYGHVCGIDSKIFQKLKAGSFNHEAQIDLHGMNSEQAFDNLMFFIRESFLEGHRCLLAVTGKGKNSPGGQSVLKREIQEWLTRDPFRRVVLAFCSAQPKDGGTGAIYILLRRQKKVKGKVKWDKGINWDE
- a CDS encoding ABC transporter ATP-binding protein, which encodes MLKIEDLHVKIGDKEVITGLNLHIKEGETFILFGPNGSGKTSLLMTLMGFSNYEVTKGKIVFKGEDITYAPIYERARLGVGMSFQRPPTIHGLKTRHLVEMCGNGSKVDVERLAEKVNMETFLDRDINSGFSGGEIKRSELLQLMAQNPDMLLFDEPESGVDLENMHLIGKMVRTLLDGEIRPGVDLSMKEQKERSPRTCGLIITHTGHILDYINADRGQVLYNGHLCCEARPRDILEHIRKYGYQECVKCLK
- a CDS encoding SufB/SufD family protein, coding for MKKVDLNLYKFDGLEHDAVADLSTLNNEDKEQLLMAGVDVDSEETSGTFLQVDHSNVHCDSTNKDVEVMDIKKALEKYDGLPDYYFKLIDQDKDEFTKSAADNLHGGYFIRTKKGAKIKAPVQSCLFLKAEQSGQNIHNIIVVEEDSEIQILTGCAAAHSKFTGAHFGISEIYVKKGGKLTFTMVHNWGENVTVRPRTAGVVEEGGVFINNYVLLKKVKDMQSYPTIYLNGEGAVARFNSVLVAPEGSHLDSGTRIIQNAPNTRGEIISRTITTGGTIISRGHIQGNNAPARGHLECQGLLLGGGIIHAVPELEATVEGVELSHEAAVGKIAQEEIEYLMARGMDEDEATSTIVRGFLNVDDMKLPKKLQIEIDKQIAELDSSNAM